A segment of the Gemmatimonas sp. UBA7669 genome:
AGCGGTGTCGGCGGCAACGGCCAGGGAGTCGACGTGCCGGCGTGGAACGACCAGCACGTGCACCGGTGCCTGGGGATGCAGGTCGCGGAACGCCAGGGCCACATCGTTCTGGGCCACGACCTGAGCCGGAATGGTGCCGGCCACGATGCGACAGAAAATGCAGGCGTCGTTCATGCGAGAGAGCCTCCCGTCGGCGTAGCCGACAAACAGGTACGGGCGATGCCGAGGGACACGAGGGCGGCCGTTTCGAAACGCAGAATGGTCGAGCCCAGGCTGACCGAGCGGAAGCCTGCGTCGTGCAACAACGCCAGCTCGTCGGGCTCAACCCCACCTTCCGGACCCACCGCGATAACCACCGGTTCCAGCAAGGGCGCGGCGCCTTCGCCAATGAGCGGGACGCCGGCCGGATCGAGCACCAGGCGATGCCCTGGCGGGGCGGCGAGCACCGCGCGATCGAGTGGCGCCTCCGGAAAGGCCTGGGGCAGCCACGCGCCTTCGGACTGCGCGAGGGCACCTTCCATGCGGGCCCGCACCTTGGCCTGGAAGCTCACGCCCTCTCCGCGCGGCGACACGGAGCGGGAACGTCGCCACATGACCGGACGCCACGAGGTCACGCCGAGTTCCGTGGCCTTCTCCGCCAGCCAGAGCATGCGATCCCTGTCGGCGATGGGCACCAGCAGATGCACGGCCGGCAGCGGCGCGTGCTGCGCCACACGCTGCACCTCGACGTGCACCTGCGACTTGGACAGACGGACCACCTGTCCTTCGCCCACCGCGCCCTGCCCGTCCCGTAGCCCGACTTGCGCGCCGGACTCGAGTCGGAGCACCCGCATATGGCGGGCTGCCTGTTCGTCGAGCACCACGGTGGTGCCGTCGGCAAACGGCTCGGGCGTGATGAACTGCGGCAGCCCGGCGGCTAGGCCTTCGCGATGGCGACCGACCACCAGATGTCCTCCGCATCTTCTGCCAGCACGGTCCACCCGTGTGCCGCCAGCACCTGCAGCATGGTTTCCCGCTCTTCCTGGAGTATGCCGCTCAGAATGGCCGATCCATCGTCGGTGAGCGCCATGCCGATGATGGGCAGGAGTTCGATGAGCACCGACGAGATGATGTTGGCGAGGACAAGCCGCACCGGCGCCACGAGGGGCAGAATGGCCGCCGCGTCCGCCTCGAAGACGTGCACGCGGTCGGCCACACCATTGCGTCGCACGTTGGATTCGGCATCGGGAATGGCCTCGCCATCGAGCTCCACGGCATACACGCGGGCAGCGCCCAGCTTGGCTGCCGCAATGGCGAGAATGGCGCTGCCGGCCCCCAGATCAGCCACCGTGTCTCCGGCCCGCAGTCGCGCCGGCAACAGCCGTACGACACCGCGTGTGGTGGCGTGCTCGCCAGTGCCAAAGGCCATGCCGGGTTCGATGACGATGGTGCGCGCCGGATCGCGGCCCTCGGCCAGCCACGGCGGCGTGACGGTCAGCGCACCGAGTTCGTGCGAGGTAATGCGCGACTTCCACGCCTCCGACCAATCCACATCGGGCACGAGCGAGGTTTCGATGACCACCATCGGGTCGGCCGCCGTGATCGTCGCGTGCACAGCCTCGAGATCGGTACCGGGCGGGAAGTGCGTGACCAGCGACGTCCCGTCTTCGTGCACCCCCTGCGCGCCAACGGCAAACAGGGCAGCCATGCAAGCCTCACGCGGCGCCCCCTCGAACGCGGACGGACGCACGCGCACGCTGGTCCATCGGGCGGATGTGGCGGGTGTATCCCGCGGGGTATCAGGCACCGATGGCTTCCTTCATCTTGGACCAGAAGCCCTTTTCACGCTGCGGCGGAGCGTCGCCCTTGATGCTGGCGAGACGTTCGATGAGCTGCTTCTCCTCGCCGTCCACGGACTGCGGCGTCCAGAGCTGCACCTTGATGTGCAGATCGCCCACACCAGACGCGTTCACCCGTGGCAGCCCCTTGCCGCGCAGGTGAAACACGGTGCCGCTCTGCGTACCGGCTGGGACGCGCAACGACAGGGTACTGGTGAGACCGGGTACCGTGATGTCCGCTCCAAACACCAACTGCGGATACGTGACCAGGGCCTCGCAGAAAAGATCCTCACCGTCGCGGTCGAAACGCTCGTCATCATCGACCTCGAACACCACCAGCACGTCGCCGCGCGTCCCGCCACGCGGCCCGATGTTGCCGGCACCACGCAGCGTCATGTACTGCCCGGTGGCCACACCCGCCGGCACCTGGATCTTGAGCGTGCGTTCGGCGCGTACCCGACCTTCGCCGCGACACTTCTTGCACGGCGACGACACCACGACCCCCTCACCCGCGCAGGTCGGACAGGGCGCCACCGACACAAATTGACCGAAGAACGAACGCTGCGCGCGCCGCACTTCACCGGCGCCACCACATGTGCCGCAGGTGCTCGGCTTGGTTCCAGGTTCCGCACCCGAGCCTTCACAGGCGTCACAGCCATCGAGCACCTTGAGCACGACGGTCTTTTCGACGCCGGTCGCCACTTCGGTGAGCGTGAGTGGCAGGGGCAACTTGATGTCCGACCCGGAACGCGGTCCGCTGCGCCGGCCGCCGGCTGACGCGCCGAACAGGTCGCCGAAGCCGCCGAAGTCGCGCATGAAGATGTTCAGCGCCTCCGACAGGTCGACGTGCTCGTACGCCGCCTGACCGCTGCCACGCAGGCCGGCCTCGCCGTAGCGATCAAACGCGGCGCGCTTCTGCGGATCACGCAGAATGTCGTACGCCTCGGTGATGTCCTTGAATTTTTCTTCCGCCTCCTTCGATCCCCCGTTGCGATCGGGGTGCCACTGCGTGGCGAGGCGGCGATAAGCCTTCTTGATGTCGTCGTCCGACGCATCGCGCGGTACGCCCAGAACCGCGTAGAAATCAGCCATGGGAACCTATGGGGATATCCGGGAAATCGTGCAGCAACCCCGTAAGATAACCCACCCCGGGCTCCGGCAGGGTGTCAGCCCCGGACCGGGGCACCCAACGCCCCGGGGGCCGAGTCAGCAGAGCAGGTCGGACACCAGCTGGGAGGTGTGATCGACCAGGGCAATGACCTTGTCGTAGGGCATGCGCGTGGGACCGATAACGCCAATGACCCCGCTCAGCGAACCCACATGGTATTCCGCGGTGACCACCGTGAACGGCTCCAGGCGTGGATCGCCATGCTCGTTGCCGATGGTGATGGACAGCCCCTTGCCCCCAGCCCGCGTGCCCAGAAACGTGGCCAGTTGCTGACGGGTCTCCGTGAGCTCGATGAGCTGTCGCAGGCGTTCCCCACTGGCAAACTCCGGCTGGTCGGCCAGCAGCGAAGGCTGGGCGAGGACCACCGTGTCCACCGGCTCAGCGGCTCGGCCAAACACCTGCTCCCCTTCCTGCACGAAGATGTTCAGCAACTCAGCGGCGCCGGGTGATGCGCTGACGTCTCGCAGGCGCGAGGCCAGTCCGCTTCGCACCTGATCGAGCGTGAGGCCCGCAAGGCGCTCGTTGAGGACGATGGTGACGTCAACCAGCGCTTCGTCGGCAATGACACCGGGGACTTCCACGAAGATGGTGCGCACGGCGCCGCCAGAAAGACCAAGCACCATGAGCAGTCGGTCGCTGGCCACGCGCACCAGTTCCACTTTTTGCAGCGTGGCCCGCTCGAGACGCGGACCGAGCGCCACACCCAACTCCTGGGTGAGCACACCCAGTGACTGCGCGGCGCGACGGAGGATGTTCTCGATGGCCGAACTGCCGCTTTCGATTTCCATCTGCAAACGGCGCCGCTGCTCACCAGACAACGGGTCGACGCGCATGAGCGAATCGACGTACACGCGGTAGGCCTTGTCGGTGGGAATCCGGCCGGCCGACGTGTGCGGATGGAAGAGAAAGCCCTTCTCCTCCAGGTCGCTCATGGTGTTGCGAATGGTGGCCGGCGAAATGCCCAGACCGAAGCGACGGGACAGCGTACGCGACCCGGCCGGTTCGGCCGTGGCCACGTAGCTGTGAATGACCGCCTCGAGCACCTGACGTTCGCGCTCGGAGAGCTCACCGCTGTTGGTATTGCCGAAAGGTGTCGTGCCGAAGGCGCTCATGCCGAAGCCTACGAGCGTCCGCGAAACGCTGTCAAGTCGGCAGCGAGTGCATCGAGGCGCAGCCAACCGGTCGCGGTGCAACGCGCACGCCACTCGCCACCGGTTTCAGTGAGCACCACCCATCCGGCCTCGACCCACGGCGCCACATGCAGCCGCTCGCCGGCGTTCAGCACCAGCCCGTCCACCGTTCGCAGCCCGAGGTACACCGCCTCGGCCGCGCGATTGTCCGCCGTGAGCGCCTCGCGGTCTTCCATGGGGTCCCGGCCCTCCTGCACCGCCCGGTCCCAGGCCGCGTAGGCGGACAGATTCCAGCGCCGAAACCTGCCATCAAAATCGTGCGCGCCCGGCCCAAGTCCCACATAGGGCACGCCGCGCCAATAGGCCGAGTTGTGGCGCGCGCGTCGTCCGGCCAACGCGAAGTTGGACACTTCGTAGTGTTCGTAGCCCGCGGCCGTGAGCCGCGCATGCGCGTCGAGAAACTCGGCCTCATAGCGCGACTCATCAGCCTCCTGCACTTCGCCTCGCGCCTGCCAGCGCCCGAGCGGCGTGCCCGGCTCGATGGTGAGGCCATACAGCGACACATGATCGGCGCCAAGCGACAGAATGGCCTGCACATCGCGTGTCCAGTCGCGCGCCAGAGCAGCGGGCGCCGCAAAGATCAGATCCACCGAGAAGTTGGCAATGCCGCCCCTTCGCACGGCGTCCACGACCTGCCGCGCACGCTCGGCGTCATGCACCCGATGCATCCACTGCAGCACGCGGTCATCGAAACTCTGAATGCCGATGGACAGGCGATTGACGCCCGCTGCCCGCCACGACGCGACGGCTTCGTCGGTGATGTCCTCGGGGTTGGCCTCGAGGGTGACTTCGGCATCCGGTGCGAGCTGCACATGCTGCGCGAGGGCCGCGAGCGTGGCCGCCACGCCCTCGGGTCCGAGGCGCGACGGTGTGCCTCCGCCCAGATAGAGCGTGTCCAGCGGCCCGCAACGCGACGCGATCTGTCGGATGCGGCACTCGTCATGCACAGCGCTGGCGTAGCGCTCCCACGGCACGGTGCGACGGACCGCGATGGCAAAATCGCAATAACTGCAGCGCCGCGCACAAAAGGGGACGTGCAGATAGAGATGGCGCGTCAGCGTGTCCGTACTCACACGCCAACGGCGGGCCGCACCTGTCCGCCCGCCTCCACTGTGACGAGCCCGTCGATCTCGAGCATGGCGAGCAGCGCCGCCACGCGGCGCGGCGCGAGGCCCGTGTGTTGGGCGATGAGCGACGGCTCCTGCAAACCCTGTCCGATGGCATCCCAACAGAGGGCGGCGTCGTCACTCAGCACCGGCCCCTGTGGCGGCAGCAGGTCGATCTGCAGTTCCGCCAGTACGTCCTCCGGACGGAGCAGCGCCGTGCCCTGCTTGTGCAACCAGGCATTGCTGCCGCGCGCCTGTGGCACGTCGATGGCATTGGGCACGACATACACACGACGCCCCAACGCCTGCGCCACCTCGGCGGTAATGAGCGCGCCACTGTCTTCCGGCGCTTCGACCACCACGGTGGCCGCGGCGAGCGCCGCAATGATGCGATTGCGACGCGGAAAGGAACCCGCATGCCCCGGATCACCCGGGGCGTGCTCAGACACCAGCAGACCCTCGCGGGCAATGCGCTCCTGCAACGGCCGATGCCCACGCGGATAGTAGTGATCGATGGCCGTACCGAGAACGGCAGCGGTACGACCACCGGCGGCAAGCGCGGCTTCGTGTGCCGCCCCATCAATGCCGCGCGCCAGGCCACTGATGACACTCACGCCATGCCGCGCGCAGCATTCGGCAATGGCCTTGGCGACGCGCAGCCCGTACGGCGAGGCGTGTCGGGTGCCCACAATGGCCACCGCGGGCGCTGCCGCCGCCAACCACGAGCCTCGCACCCACAGTGTCTTGGGTGGATCGCGCAATTCTTCGAGACCCGACGGATAGTCGCGGTCGCCGCGGTGCACGGCGCGTTGCCCACTGTGCTCCGCCGGCTCGACCGGCGCAGCCCCCTGCTTCTCAGGGAAGAAGCTGCGCATCCCGGATGGGCTGTTCGGCCGCCGTGCGCATGGCCAGCAACTGCCGCCACCACCCGTCGAGCAAGTCATCAAGTCCCATGCGGCCGGCGGCCGAAATGGCATAGCGGCCGAAGGCGCCCGGCGCCTCCACCTCGGGGATGTAGTGCTCTCCCAGCAGATCGAGCTTGGTGAACACCACGCAATAGGGCTTGGCCGCCAGTTCCGCCGAGTAGGCCGCGATTTCGTTGCGCAACTGATCGAGCTCTGCCTGCCAGTCCATGGTGTCGATGGGCACCATGAACGCGAGCAGGCGCGTGCGCTCGATGTGGCGCAGAAATTGGAGCCCGAGTCCCTTGCCCTCGTGCGCCCCTTCGATGATGCCGGGAATGTCTGCCACCACAAACGAGCGATGATCGCTGAGCGGCACCACGCCGAGATTGGGCGAGAGCGTGGTGAATGGATAGTCGGCGATCTTGGGGCGCGCGGCGGAAATCACCGACAGCAGCGTGCTCTTGCCTGCGTTGGGTTGGCCCACGAGGCCCACATCGGCAATGAGCTTGAGCTCGAGCTCGAGGGTGCGGGCCTCACCCTCTTCGCCGGGTTGCCACTCGCGAGGCGACTGATGTGTGGCGGTGACAAAGAACGCGTTGCCCTTTCCGCCGCGTCCGCCCTTCGCCACGAGCAGCGAGTCGCCGTGCTCCATCACCTCGCCGATCAGTTCCTTCGTCTTGGCATCACGTACGACGGTGCCGGGCGGCACCGGGAGAATGACATCGTCGCCGGATCGCCCCGTCCGATTGGAGCCCTCACCGTGCTGGCCCCGTTCGGCCTTCCACGAATCGCGATAGGTGTAGTCCAGCAGCGTGGTGAGATTGCGGTCGCCGCGTACAATCACGTCGCCACCGCGTCCACCGTCACCGCCGTCTGGCCCACCCATGGGCACATACTTCTCCCGACGGAACGAAGTCTGTCCCGAGCCACCGGTGCCGGCTTCCACCTTCACTTGTACGCGATCGACGAACATGAGAATCCCGAAAATGTGCGGAGCGCCGTTGCGCTCTTACTTGCCCTGGACGCGCGCCCAGAGCCCCTGATACCGACGAACATCATCCGCGTCCAACAGTGGTGCCACCACCGCCAGCGTGTCGCTTACAACAGCCGCTGACGCGCCGGCGTGCAGCGCCCCGTGCAAATGCGAGTGCAACTGCCGATCCTGTCGAGCAATGGCGCAGGCTGCGACAATGCAGAGCTCCCGGCGCGCCAGATCGAGCGGCGCACGCGAGAGCACCTTGCCATAGCCTTCCTCGATCATCCACTGGTCGAGGGCGGGATGCAGCTCCGCAATGTTGACGCGCAAGCGCTCATAAAAGCGCCCGTACACCGTGGCACAGGTGCGCTCACCCTGCGCCAGTCGCTCCGCCGGATCATCAATGGCTTCGGCATCAACCGTCGGTGCTGACCGACCGCTGATGCGCCGCCATTCGCGCGCCGCATTGAGCGCGCGTGGAAATCCGGCGAAGAGATACGTCTGCAGGATAACCTCCTCCACCCACTCTGCCCGCACCTGCGCCGCGGCACCCGCCAACGCCTCGCGGATATCGCCCTCCGAGCCACCGGCCAGCAAGGCCGCGAGGCGCACCAGCTCCGCCGTTTCCGCGTCGAGTACCGCAAGCGGCGTGTGGCGGGCGGCGGCGTCGGGCAGTGTAACCTGCTCTGCGTGACCCTGTGTCATCGTTTTGTCGCGCATGCCATCTTCACGACGCGCGTTCATGGGTGGCTCATGCGTTGAACTCCCAGACGTCGCCCACGTCGGCATCGCCGACCGTAATCACGCCCACCGACTCCCCGCGCGTATTGCGCACGCTGCGCTGCAACAGGTCACGCAGGGCCTCGGGCAAGGGATTGGGCAAGGCATCGTACGCCGCGAGCAGCGACAGCACCGCCGGGTACTGCGCCCGCGCCGCCCCATCTTCCACCTTGAGCGCGAAGCCAATGCCGCGATCGACCAGTGCAAAGGTGTGCACACCTTCTGCCCCGATCTTGCAAAGCACATTGCCACCACAGGCTTCCATCAGCAGCGTATCGAACCGCTCGGTGCCGCCGACCAGAAAGGGCTGCGAGGTCATCGCGCTCACCACGCGCCGGCTCGGCGTGTCACCGGACGCGGCTGCCTGCACGAGACGCGCATAGGCCAGGGCCATATTGGCGAGCGGCAAGGCGAACACCGACACGCCGCACCCGTCAACCCCCACGGCAATTCGGTCGACCGGCAGCGCCGCCCATTCCGAAACGGCTCGCAGGCAATCCTGTTGCACGGGATGACCGGCGTGCTGATACCCGGCGGTTGGAACCGCTGTTTGCCGTGCCCGTGCGAGCATGGCTGCATGCTTGCCGGAGCAGTTGTTGTGGAGACGGGTGGGACGCTGCGCGGCCTCCCGCAGGCTGCGTACGCCGCGGGACGCGAGGGGCTCATGCGGCCCGCAGGCGAGATCTCCCTCTTCGAGCCCCAGATGCTCCAACATGCGCGCGGCAATCCGCACGTGCTCCGGCTCCCCGCCGTGGGAGGCGCAGGCCAGTGCCAGCTCATCGCTCTCCCAACCCAACGCATCCAGGCCCCCGCTTCGCAGCAGGGGCATGACCTGGAAGGGCTTGGCGCAACTGCGCCACCACACTGGCAGCTCCGGGTCGCGCGACGCGTCCACGAGCACGGCGTCGGCCGTCACGACCGCCGCATGCACCCGATGCCGTGATTCCACGACGCCACCGCGCGTCACGATCACATCAAGTCGACGTGAACGCTGCGGCGGCGAAAAGCCGTCGGCAGCTTGTCCCCGCGACGTCGCGCCAGGGGCCTTGCTCAGAAAGTCAGGGATCCACACCCCCGAAAGGTAATCGACCCGGCTCGGCTTCCGGCCGAACCTACCGGCGACCCTGCCGTCGACGAGGGACCGTCAGGCGGGGACCGTCAGGCGGGGACCGTCAGCGGCGTGCGGCCAGCAAGACGCCGCCCAGCACCAGGGCGCCCCCAAACAGGGTCCAGGGTCCTGGTACCTCGGCAATACCGGGCAGAATCGCCGCCAGCAACGTGGCGCCGACCGGCTCGCCGAGCGTCGTGAGGTTGACCACAAAGGCCGGCAGGTGGCCCAGCGCCCAGTTCATGCCGGTATGCCCGAGCAACATGGGCCCAAGGGCCAGGCCTGCAAAAATGGCCAGCTCCCGCGGGGGCTGCGGCCCCAGCTCGCTCCCTGTTCCGATTGCGAGCGCGAGGCAGACCACAAAGGCAGCCCCGTACACCAGGCCCACGTAGGGCCAGAGATCGAGCCGCTGCCTCAGGCGACGGCCGATGAGGTAGTACCCTGCCGCGGTTACGGCCCCCACGAGGGCCAGCAGGTCACCCAGCAGCGCACGGCTGCCGCTGACCGATCCGGTGGGCGAGAGCGCGTCGGCCAGGCCGGCCAGGCCTCCGGGCACGTCAGCCAGCCCCACCACCAGCGCTCCAATCACGGCCACGCCAACGCCCACCCACTGGCGACGTGACGGCGGCTCGGCAAGGAGCCACGCGGAGGCCGCCGCAATGATGACCGGCTGCAGGTTGACCAGCGCCACGGACGCCGCCACGGTGGTGTAGCGCAGCGAGGCGTTCCACGACCAGAAGTGCAAGGCCAGCAGCGCCCCGGCCCCGCAGGCGAGTCCGAGTTCTGCACGGGACAGTGTGCGCCAGCCACGCCAGCCGCCACCAATGGCCAGCGCCGCCGCGACGATGATCAGTGAAAAACCCAGTCGCCACGTGGCAATGACGAGAGGATCGGCAGCGGAGAGCCGAATGAGCGGCGCGGCAAACGAAATGCCTACCAGCGCGGCGCCGAGCACCAGCCAGGGCGACGGCGCGCGGGCAGCGGGGCGATCGGGATGGGCGGGCGCGGATGTCATCGCCGCCAAGGTAACGCCGAGGTTAGCTTCCCCGCATGACGTCACTCATATCCCGCGACCGTCTGGTCGCGCTGCTCGAGGCTGCGCGGCGGCAGCATGTCGTGATCATTGGCGATGCCATGCTGGACGTGTATTTGCGCGGCGATGTGGACCGCATCTCGCCCGAGGCTCCGGTGCCGGTGGTGCGGGTGCGCGACCGCAAGCTCGCCCTTGGTGGTGCCGCCAACGTGGCGCAGAACGTGGCGGCCATGGGCGCAGGCTGCGATCTGGTGGCCGTGGTTGGAGACGACCGCGCCGGCAGCACCTTGCGCGAGCATCTCGATGCCGGGCGCATGTCTTCGCGGTCGCTCGTAACGGTCGACCGACCCACGACCACCAAGACGCGCGTCATGGCACGGTCGCAGCAGCTCGTGCGCTTCGACGAGGAAGACGACCGCGACCTGCACGACGCCGACGTGGAGGCCGTGCTGGCCGCCATTGCGCGCGCCATGCCCGACGCCACCGCCGTGGTGTTCGAGGATTACAACAAGGGCGTGCTGGTGCCCTCCGTGATCGAGGGCGCGATCGCGATGGCCCGTGCACGAAACCTGCCCGTGGTGGTGGACCCGAAGTACCGCAACTTCTTTGCGTATCGTGGTGCGACGGTGTTCAAGCCCAACCGGCGCGAGCTTGAAAGCGCGCTTGGTGCCGCGGTGGATCTCGACCATCCCGCCACCTTGCCCGACACTCTGGCGCGACTTGGTGTGGAGCACCTCCTGCTCACGCTCGGTGAGCATGGCATGGCGCTGGTGTCGGCCGATACCGCCGCGACCGGCGTGGTGCATCGTGTGCCAACCACGGCGCGCGAGGTCTACGACGTGGTTGGCGCCGGCGATACCGTGACCGCGTATCTGGCCACCATGCTGGCGGCTGGCGCGACAGCGCGCGAGGCCGCCGTGGTGGCCAATTTTGCGGCCGGTGTGGAGGTCGGGAAACTCGGCGCCGCCACCGTGTCGCCAGACGAGGTGCTGGAGGCCTACGATCACCATCTGCACAGCGCCTAGGGTCTTGTGCGGCTGGCACGCGAGCACGGCCTCGCGGTACATTGCCTGTGTAAGACGCGTGCATGGCTACAGCCACCACGTGGGTTCGGTCCGGTAGCTTAGTCGGTCAAAGCGCTCGACTCATAATCGAAGGATCGTGGGTTCAAGTCCCACCCGGACCATGGCACGGCCGTTGGGTTTCCCCCGTGGGGTGTCCCCACGGGCGATTCACAGAGGTGTTGTTTGAATTGTCGCGCGAGGTGTTGGGGGGCTTCCCTCTCCCCGACTCTCCCGTTACGTTCTTGTTCCGCCCAGCAATCGGGCGGTCGCAGTACACGGGCGCGTAGCTCAGCTGGTTAGAGCGCTGCTTTCACACAGCAGAGGTCCGGGGTTCGAGTCCCTGCGCGCCCACTTGCACAACAAGAACGCCGACCATGTTTGCATGGTCGGCGTTCTTGTTGTGGTGTCATGGCAGCGGGACGGTGTGCGCCGACGTGCCCAGCGTGTCCAAGGCCGCCCCAGATGACACGGCGCGTGTCACGCCCTTCGTGACCACCACCCGCGCACCAGCCTGGCGGATGCGACCGATGCTCCGCTCGTCCAGCCTGGCACGCAGCACGATGGTGTCGTCCTC
Coding sequences within it:
- a CDS encoding bifunctional heptose 7-phosphate kinase/heptose 1-phosphate adenyltransferase — translated: MTSLISRDRLVALLEAARRQHVVIIGDAMLDVYLRGDVDRISPEAPVPVVRVRDRKLALGGAANVAQNVAAMGAGCDLVAVVGDDRAGSTLREHLDAGRMSSRSLVTVDRPTTTKTRVMARSQQLVRFDEEDDRDLHDADVEAVLAAIARAMPDATAVVFEDYNKGVLVPSVIEGAIAMARARNLPVVVDPKYRNFFAYRGATVFKPNRRELESALGAAVDLDHPATLPDTLARLGVEHLLLTLGEHGMALVSADTAATGVVHRVPTTAREVYDVVGAGDTVTAYLATMLAAGATAREAAVVANFAAGVEVGKLGAATVSPDEVLEAYDHHLHSA